One Paenibacillus sp. FSL H7-0737 DNA segment encodes these proteins:
- a CDS encoding NAD-dependent protein deacylase, which yields MDQLQTLASWIKDCDNIVFFGGAGTSTESGIPDFRSAAGLYQTQHNSPYPPEVMLSRTFFMSSPDIFFDFYRSKMIHPDARPNGAHLLLAELERQGKLKAVITQNIDGLHQLAGSQKVLELHGSIHRNYCMDCSRYYGLEQLLSTTEIVPRCPECGGIIKPDVVLYEEELDHSVLVSSVEAIAAADMLMIGGTSLTVQPAASLVTYFRGKRTVLLNGDPTPFDDQADLLVTDRIGKVLGSVKDLLG from the coding sequence ATGGATCAATTGCAGACACTTGCTTCTTGGATTAAAGACTGTGACAACATCGTTTTTTTCGGAGGGGCAGGTACGTCAACAGAGAGTGGGATCCCGGATTTCCGCTCGGCAGCAGGATTATACCAGACTCAGCACAATTCACCTTATCCGCCTGAAGTGATGCTGAGCCGAACTTTTTTTATGTCCTCACCGGACATTTTTTTTGATTTTTACCGCAGTAAAATGATTCATCCCGATGCTCGTCCGAATGGCGCACATCTGCTGCTTGCAGAGCTAGAACGGCAGGGCAAGCTTAAAGCAGTGATTACGCAAAATATTGATGGCCTACATCAGCTGGCGGGTAGCCAAAAGGTACTTGAGCTGCATGGTTCCATTCATCGTAACTATTGCATGGACTGCTCACGTTATTACGGGCTGGAGCAGCTCCTAAGTACCACTGAGATCGTCCCTCGCTGCCCCGAATGTGGTGGTATTATTAAGCCGGATGTTGTGCTATATGAAGAAGAATTGGACCATTCGGTGCTGGTGAGTTCTGTCGAAGCGATAGCAGCTGCAGATATGCTTATGATTGGTGGAACCTCTCTTACGGTCCAGCCTGCAGCTAGTCTAGTTACTTATTTCCGGGGCAAACGTACGGTGCTGCTGAATGGCGACCCGACACCTTTTGATGATCAAGCTG
- a CDS encoding alpha/beta hydrolase, translating into MLKKRITKRRIGLIVLIILVVAGLLIWKYLTPYAPAEEAETALISSGGVTVEQNENWISFEPSITKGASIIFYPGALVKPEAYSPLAKGIAAAGHPFYIAKMPLNLAVTKGDAAEEIIRVHPKQSFVLGGHSLGGVMASRYAIEHADQLEGVFFLASYPDEKGSLRETALSVLSVVGTEDQVIDRDSYNKGRSYLPDNTVYSSIVGGNHAQFGSYGPQKGDGKATISEEEQQNDTVRAMLDWLGNIR; encoded by the coding sequence ATGTTGAAGAAAAGAATAACTAAGCGTCGTATTGGTTTAATTGTACTAATCATTCTTGTTGTAGCCGGATTGCTGATTTGGAAATATTTAACTCCGTATGCACCGGCTGAAGAAGCCGAAACTGCACTGATTTCAAGTGGTGGAGTTACAGTTGAACAAAATGAAAACTGGATTTCGTTCGAACCCTCCATTACTAAGGGGGCCTCGATCATATTTTACCCTGGAGCTCTGGTGAAACCAGAAGCTTACTCCCCACTGGCGAAGGGCATTGCTGCTGCGGGGCATCCGTTCTACATCGCTAAAATGCCGCTTAATTTAGCAGTAACAAAGGGCGATGCTGCAGAAGAGATTATTCGTGTGCATCCAAAGCAATCTTTTGTTCTAGGTGGGCATTCGCTTGGGGGTGTCATGGCGTCACGTTATGCGATTGAGCATGCGGACCAGCTGGAAGGTGTGTTTTTCCTGGCTTCTTATCCAGATGAAAAAGGTAGTCTGCGTGAGACTGCTTTGTCAGTATTGTCGGTAGTGGGTACAGAGGATCAGGTTATTGACAGAGACAGCTACAACAAAGGACGTTCCTATTTGCCAGATAATACGGTTTATAGTTCAATCGTCGGTGGAAATCACGCTCAGTTTGGAAGCTATGGACCACAAAAAGGAGACGGGAAAGCAACCATTTCCGAAGAAGAACAGCAAAATGACACTGTGCGCGCCATGCTGGATTGGCTTGGGAATATCAGGTAG
- the ilvD gene encoding dihydroxy-acid dehydratase — protein MAAKKMRSDMIKKGFDRAPHRSLLRAAGVKEEDFGKPFIAVCNSYIDIVPGHVHLQEFGKIVKEAIREAGGVPFEFNTIGVDDGIAMGHIGMRYSLPSREIIADALETVVSAHWFDGMVCIPNCDKITPGMMMGALRVNIPTMFVSGGPMKAGVDSKGKKLSLTSVFEGVGAHQVGKINDAELLELEQFGCPTCGSCSGMFTANSMNCLAEALGLALPGNGTILAVADERREFVRRSATQLMELIKLDLKPRDIVTKESLDNAFALDMAMGGSTNTVLHTLALAQEAGIDYPLERINEVANRVPYLAKLAPASDIFIEDVDRAGGVSAVLNELLKKPGALYGDCMTVTGKTLAENVIGHEIQDTSVIHKIDNPYSERGGLAVLYGNLAPEGSIIKVGAVDASVGGYHKGPAICFDSQESALEGIANGKVKEGHVVVIRYEGPKGGPGMPEMLAPTSQIVGMGLGAKVGLITDGRFSGASRGISIGHISPEAAEGGPIAFVEDGDIIELDLNNRKIELLVDEEVLAVRRTGWKEFEPKVKTGYLARYSKMVTNASNGAVLKI, from the coding sequence ATGGCAGCTAAGAAAATGCGTTCAGACATGATTAAAAAAGGCTTTGACCGTGCTCCACACCGTAGTCTCCTGCGTGCAGCCGGAGTAAAAGAAGAAGATTTCGGAAAGCCGTTTATTGCGGTCTGCAATTCCTATATTGATATTGTTCCAGGTCATGTGCATCTTCAAGAGTTCGGTAAGATCGTTAAGGAAGCGATTCGTGAAGCTGGCGGCGTTCCTTTCGAATTCAATACGATCGGCGTTGATGACGGTATCGCAATGGGACATATCGGTATGCGTTATTCACTACCAAGCCGTGAGATCATCGCTGATGCCTTGGAAACTGTCGTTTCCGCGCATTGGTTCGATGGCATGGTCTGCATCCCTAACTGCGATAAAATCACACCGGGAATGATGATGGGCGCATTGCGTGTCAACATTCCAACCATGTTCGTAAGTGGTGGTCCAATGAAAGCCGGCGTAGACAGTAAAGGTAAAAAGCTCTCCCTTACCTCCGTATTCGAGGGCGTAGGTGCTCACCAAGTCGGAAAAATCAATGACGCTGAGTTGCTTGAATTAGAACAATTCGGTTGTCCTACCTGTGGATCTTGTTCAGGAATGTTCACTGCCAACTCCATGAACTGTTTGGCAGAGGCACTTGGACTGGCATTGCCAGGTAATGGTACCATCCTAGCTGTAGCTGATGAACGCAGAGAATTTGTACGCAGATCTGCTACTCAACTGATGGAACTGATTAAGTTAGACCTTAAACCAAGAGATATCGTAACTAAAGAATCACTCGATAACGCTTTTGCACTGGATATGGCAATGGGTGGCTCCACCAATACGGTGCTACACACCCTTGCACTGGCTCAAGAAGCTGGTATCGATTATCCGCTTGAACGCATTAACGAAGTGGCTAACCGTGTTCCTTATTTGGCGAAGCTGGCTCCAGCATCCGATATTTTCATCGAAGATGTGGACCGCGCAGGCGGCGTTAGTGCCGTCTTGAATGAATTGCTGAAGAAACCAGGTGCTCTGTACGGAGACTGTATGACGGTTACCGGCAAAACATTAGCCGAGAACGTAATCGGACATGAGATCCAAGATACTTCCGTTATTCATAAGATCGATAACCCTTACTCCGAAAGAGGCGGTCTCGCCGTCCTATACGGCAACCTGGCTCCTGAAGGTTCCATCATTAAAGTAGGTGCAGTAGATGCTTCTGTTGGTGGATATCACAAAGGTCCTGCGATCTGCTTTGATTCCCAAGAATCCGCACTCGAAGGCATCGCTAACGGTAAGGTTAAAGAAGGCCATGTAGTCGTTATCCGTTATGAGGGTCCAAAGGGTGGACCGGGAATGCCGGAAATGCTAGCTCCTACATCGCAAATCGTGGGGATGGGTCTTGGTGCTAAGGTTGGTCTGATTACAGACGGACGTTTCTCGGGGGCTTCCCGCGGAATTAGCATCGGGCACATTTCTCCGGAGGCAGCTGAAGGCGGCCCGATCGCTTTTGTTGAAGATGGAGACATCATTGAACTCGACCTCAACAATCGCAAGATTGAACTCCTGGTTGACGAAGAAGTATTGGCGGTTCGCCGTACGGGCTGGAAAGAGTTTGAGCCTAAAGTTAAGACTGGTTACCTGGCTCGCTATTCCAAAATGGTTACCAACGCCAGTAACGGTGCAGTACTGAAGATTTAA
- a CDS encoding acyltransferase family protein, with protein MVGENSLDTPGKTFFLNLRFVLIVTVIVGNAIEPLIGSMSSLHSLYMWIFSFHMPLFVLVTGFFANKHLTGTQGRRIIMQIGLQYIIFQSLYSVLDATIYQVQGIHHSFFAPYLLLWFLASHAFWRILMIGMRKWSPATQFIFAVAAGITVGYLQLDGVWFSISRTFVYLPFFVLGYHFSFQSFSRFFQKWIRITAAAVSILLFLLFASWGSELPIGWLYGSMTYMQLGLQEWYAGIYRLGVYGLQITAALAFMGWIPYSLSRLTDWGSRTLYVFLLHGFIVRFAAVSGLYAYINHSLGAMLLVLSAILLTILLAQPSVKRLMHPIVEPPVGWMITLQRVALRRSL; from the coding sequence ATGGTAGGGGAAAACTCGCTAGACACGCCTGGAAAGACCTTTTTTCTAAATTTACGTTTTGTTCTCATTGTTACTGTAATCGTTGGAAACGCCATAGAACCATTGATAGGCTCAATGAGCAGCTTGCATAGCTTATATATGTGGATCTTCAGCTTTCATATGCCGCTCTTCGTGCTCGTTACAGGCTTTTTTGCCAATAAACACCTTACAGGTACACAAGGCCGTCGCATTATCATGCAAATCGGATTGCAGTATATTATTTTTCAAAGCCTCTACTCTGTGCTGGACGCCACCATATATCAGGTGCAGGGTATCCATCATTCCTTTTTCGCCCCCTATTTGCTCTTATGGTTCCTGGCAAGTCATGCCTTCTGGCGTATACTGATGATCGGGATGCGTAAATGGTCGCCTGCCACTCAATTCATTTTTGCTGTCGCCGCTGGAATTACCGTTGGGTACCTACAGCTTGATGGCGTATGGTTCAGCATTAGCCGCACTTTTGTATACCTGCCATTCTTCGTATTAGGTTATCATTTTTCGTTCCAATCCTTTTCTCGTTTTTTTCAAAAATGGATTAGAATTACCGCTGCCGCAGTCTCCATCCTTCTATTCCTTCTGTTTGCATCTTGGGGATCAGAGTTGCCGATAGGCTGGCTTTACGGAAGTATGACCTACATGCAGCTTGGGCTTCAAGAATGGTACGCAGGAATTTATCGTCTGGGCGTTTACGGGCTACAAATCACTGCTGCACTAGCGTTTATGGGGTGGATTCCTTATTCGCTTAGCCGGCTGACTGACTGGGGCTCCCGTACGTTATATGTTTTTCTACTTCACGGATTTATCGTTCGTTTTGCCGCTGTTTCTGGCCTGTACGCTTATATCAACCATTCTTTAGGTGCCATGTTATTGGTGCTTTCTGCAATCTTACTGACCATTCTCTTAGCCCAACCAAGTGTAAAAAGGCTGATGCATCCTATTGTTGAGCCCCCCGTTGGTTGGATGATCACCCTGCAGCGTGTTGCCTTAAGGCGCTCATTATAA
- a CDS encoding HAD family hydrolase — MPELQINDECIPCSGILFDKDGTLLDLLATWGNWAELVLCGMENQLAIMGTDFIVDRSKVLGTQHDAAGKLIGYDPAGPLTMATEEESYGVLAWQLYTAGVPWNEALTRVKSIAKDAMYELRKRRTVQPLEGLLPFLEQCAAASLKLGVVTSDGAKTTQEHLDWLGIAHYFHSVVTRDRVLNGKPAPEMAELACRELGLSPEVTIIIGDSNADMQLGKGAGLRLAVGISSMGDGNHLIDADVIISSYNELRITY, encoded by the coding sequence ATGCCAGAATTACAGATTAACGATGAATGCATACCCTGTTCAGGAATATTGTTCGACAAAGATGGCACGTTATTGGATCTATTAGCCACTTGGGGGAATTGGGCCGAGCTTGTACTGTGTGGAATGGAAAATCAGCTTGCGATTATGGGAACTGATTTTATCGTGGATCGGAGTAAAGTGCTAGGTACCCAGCATGATGCTGCAGGAAAGTTGATTGGTTATGATCCAGCAGGGCCGCTCACCATGGCTACAGAAGAAGAAAGTTATGGTGTGCTTGCATGGCAGCTGTATACTGCGGGTGTTCCTTGGAATGAAGCGTTGACCCGTGTAAAGAGTATAGCTAAGGACGCTATGTATGAATTACGCAAACGCCGCACGGTACAACCTCTAGAAGGGCTTCTTCCTTTTCTGGAACAGTGCGCGGCTGCATCACTCAAGCTAGGGGTGGTTACCTCAGATGGCGCAAAGACCACTCAGGAGCATCTGGATTGGCTTGGTATTGCTCATTATTTTCATTCGGTAGTTACAAGAGACAGAGTATTAAACGGAAAACCCGCACCTGAAATGGCTGAATTAGCCTGCCGGGAGCTGGGGCTGTCTCCTGAAGTGACGATTATTATTGGTGACAGCAATGCAGATATGCAATTGGGTAAAGGTGCAGGCTTACGCCTCGCCGTTGGAATCTCCAGCATGGGTGATGGAAATCACTTGATTGACGCAGATGTGATTATTTCTAGCTATAATGAGCTAAGGATCACCTACTGA